TAAAGATGATCACCCAGGTCTTCAATACTCTTATTCCATGCCAACACCATGCATCCTCACAGATATGAAGCCCCCTCATGATAAATTTCCCTACTGGTTCCAGGGCGATCTCTGCCATCAGGACGGCAAAATAATACATACCAAAGAAAATATAACTCCATCTGGGTCCATGCCAAAGGCCGTTACACAGCCAGACCGGAAACAGCGCCATAGCCGATACCCCCAGCTTTGTAATATATTTGCCGCAATGCTTCCTCCCAAACTGATTCCAGCGCTTTACCGGGCCAGACATGGAAACCGGATAAAACACATAGGTCTTCAGCCAGGTTCCCAGAGTAATGTGCCAGCGCCTCCAGAATTCCGCCGCATCCGCAGAGGCAAAGGGCTGGCGAAAATTCTCCGGCAGACGGATCCCAAACATCCGTCCGCTGCCGATCACAATGTCCATACAGCCTGAAAATTCCATATAAAGCTGAATGGTATACGCCACCGCCCCCGCTGCCGTGATCAGGCCGCCGTAATCCTGATAATGGCCAAAGATCTGCCGCACCGGGATATAGAGACGGTCCGCGATCACCAGCTTCTTAAAGAGTCCCCACAGGATCCTCGCCCCGCCGTTCCATAAGTCTGCGGACGAAAGTGCCTTCCCTTCCCAGAGCTGATCTGCCGTCTGGGAGTACATGCTGATGGGACCTTCCATGATCTGAGGAAAAAATCCCAGAAAAAGCGCCAGCTTTCCCGGATGAGTCTCCGCCTTGATCTTCCCCCAGTACACATCTGCCAGATACCCCACTGCCTGCAATGTATAAAAGGAGATCCCTACCGGGAGCAGCAGTTTTTGAACCGCAAAAAGCTCTCCGCCCAGTATCTTCTCCGCCAGAAAATTCAGATTCCTTACAAGAAACGGGGCGTACTTCAGATACCCCAGCACCCCCAGGAGCGCCGTTACTCCCAAGGTCAGCACCCACCGTTTTCTCTCCCTTTTCGCACTTTCGATCCACTGCCCGGCCAGATAAGTAAAGGCCGTGGTTCCCAGGAGGTACAGCAAAAGCTCCCCACTGATCAGATAGAAGAACAGATAGCCAAAAAGCAGCAGGATCTTCCAGCGGTGCCGCCGGGGAACCATCTGATAGGCCGACAGGGCAGCCGGAAGGAATAGAAAGAGATAAAGTCCTGTATGA
This window of the Massilistercora timonensis genome carries:
- a CDS encoding MBOAT family O-acyltransferase — encoded protein: MAYHTGLYLFLFLPAALSAYQMVPRRHRWKILLLFGYLFFYLISGELLLYLLGTTAFTYLAGQWIESAKRERKRWVLTLGVTALLGVLGYLKYAPFLVRNLNFLAEKILGGELFAVQKLLLPVGISFYTLQAVGYLADVYWGKIKAETHPGKLALFLGFFPQIMEGPISMYSQTADQLWEGKALSSADLWNGGARILWGLFKKLVIADRLYIPVRQIFGHYQDYGGLITAAGAVAYTIQLYMEFSGCMDIVIGSGRMFGIRLPENFRQPFASADAAEFWRRWHITLGTWLKTYVFYPVSMSGPVKRWNQFGRKHCGKYITKLGVSAMALFPVWLCNGLWHGPRWSYIFFGMYYFAVLMAEIALEPVGKFIMRGLHICEDAWCWHGIRVLKTWVIIFTGELFFRADGFRAGLAMFLSIFRDFSLEPLWDGSFLKLGLRPGDFYAAAIGCLVVGIYGMARERGWIREAALEEMRPSLRWGLCYSLILAVVIFGAYGTGYQQVDLIYAGF